The Helicobacter anatolicus genomic interval GTCATAATCCTTATGAAGATAATGGAATTAAATTTTTTGATCGTTTGGGTTTTAAACTAGATGAGAAAGCAGAAAGAGAGATTGAAGAAATTTTTAATCATGAAGAGTTTTTATTAAATAGTTTTAAAACTCATACAGGCATTGGTAGTTCTAAGCGCATTGATGATGTGATAGGGCGTTATATTGTACAAATTAAAAATTCATTTCCCAAAAATTATACCATGCAAGGAATCCGTGTGGTTTTAGACACGGCAAATGGTGCGGCTTATAAAGTTGCCCCAACGATATTTTCGGAATTGGGTGCAGATGTTGTAGTGATTAATAATCAACCAAATGGCTACAATATTAATGAACAATGTGGGGCAATTAGTCCGCATGCTTTGAGTGAGGCAGTAAAAAAATATCGCGCAGATGTTGGCTTTGGGTTTGATGGTGATGCAGATAGATTGGTAGTTGTAGATGATGAAGGTAATATTGTACATGGCGATAAGCTAATTGGGGCATTAGCACGTTATCAGCATCAAAATTCTGTATTAAAAAATCAAAAAATTGTTGCTACCGTGATGAGTAATTTTGCGTTAGAAGAGTTTTTGCAAACTTTTGGAGTAAGGCTTTTGCGTTGTGATGTGGGGGATAAATATGTTAGTGATTTGATGAAAAAAGAAGACTTAAATTTTGGTGGTGAACAAAGTGGCCATATTATTTTTAGTGATTATGCAAAAACAGGCGATGGCTTAGTAAGTGCGTTGCAGGTGATTGCACTTTTAAAACAAAGCAAGGAAAAAAGTTCCAAAGCACTCAATATTTTTGAACTTTATCCACAAAAACTAATAAATTTAAATATTACACAAAAAAAACCATTGGAAGAAATTGTTGGCTATCAAGAATGGTTAAAAAAAATAGAATCTAAAAAAATGCGTCATTTAGTGCGTTATTCAGGCACAGAAAATAAATTGCGTATTTTGTTGGAAGGCAAGGATAAAAATATTTTAGAAAGCACTATGGAAGAATTTAGTCAATTTTTGGCAAAGGCTTTGCAGTGAGAATTTTTTTTGGCATTTTTGTTGGTATTTTTTTTCTTGATCAAATGATTAAGATTCTTATAACACAGACTTGTGATTTTACTGAAGGGTGCAAGATCTTAGATCTAAAAGCAATTTCTTTAATGCTTGTTTTTAATAAAGGTGTAGCATTTTCATTTTTTAGTTTTTTGGGCGATGGATTAAAGTATGTGCAAATATTTATGCTTATAGTGGTTATTTTTCTTCTATATAAGCAAAAAGATTTTTTTCTACAAAATCAGCTAGCATTTGGCTTAATTTTTGCAGGAGGGTGTTCTAATATTTTAGATCGTTTTACTTATAGTGGGGTGGTGGATTATGTGTATTGGCACTATCTTTTTGAGTTCGCAATTTTTAATTTTGCAGATGTAATGATTGATGTGGGTGTTGTATTTTTGTTGTGGGCATTTTATAGAGATTATAAAAGCCAAAGAGCAATTTCATCAGCCAAAAAATAATCTAATGCAAAAAATCTATCATTTCTTATATAGCCTTTGTGATTTTGTGTGAGGATAGCGAGTTTTTTAGGATTTAGTAGTTTTATATCTACACCAATTTTACTACGCAATCCTAAAAAAATTTTTTCAAGCAAAATGTCTTTTTTTTCTAGATTTTCAATTTTTCTAAAAGTGGGATTTTTGATATAGCTTTCTAGATGATTATGGGTATAGAATCTTTGATAATTTTTTTTTCCTACTCCCCCGCATCCACATCCTATGTAGTCTTGGTAGTCCCAATATGCGAGATTATGTTTTACTTCATAACCGCGAGAATAATTAGAGACTTCATATTGTAAAAAATTATATAGTGAAAGTTTTTCTCTCAAAAATTCAGAAAAGCTTTGTGAAATTTCTTTAATTCCTTGTTTTTGAAGTTTAGATTCTTTTTCGATAGTAAGACTATAGGCAGAGAGGTGATTAATGGGGAGTTTGGCTGCAAGAGTGATTTCTTCTATCAGGCGTTTTTTACTATCCAGCAAAGTGTCATAAATAAGGTCAATACTAAGATTTTCAAATCCTGCATTACAGGCAACTTCTAAGGCATAATAAATATCTTTTTTGCTATGCTCTCTTTGTAAAAAATTTAGTTTATCTTCAAAAAAACTTTGCACGCCAAAGCTAAGGCGTGTTGCACCGAGGTTTTTTAGTGTATTGCACCAAGAAGAGGTTATAAGATTTGGATTAGATTCAAGGGTGATTTCACAATCTTTATGAATTGAAAAATGTTCAAAAATACAAGTAAATATTTTTTCATAATGCAATTCTTGAAGTGTGTTTGGTGTTCCTCCACCAAAATAAATTGAAGAAATTAAAGAGTGGTTATCTTGTGTTTTTAGATCTGCAAGAAGTGCGGATACATAGGCATCTTGTAGATAATCTTTATTTTCAAAAGAATTAAAAGTGCAATATCCACAACGACTTGTACAAAAGGGAATATGAATATAGAGAATCAAGTTTTTCCTTGAGTATTTACTAAAAAATTTGGATTGTTTTATTTTTTGTAGCATAATTCTAACTCAATATTAAAAAATAAGGAAGAGTGTCATGAAAAAAATTTTAGGTATTTTCGCATTTGGCTTAGTGGCTTTGTATGCAAATCCTGCAACAATTATTAAAACAAAATGTGCAAGTTGTCATGGTCAAAGTATGGA includes:
- the lspA gene encoding signal peptidase II, which codes for MRIFFGIFVGIFFLDQMIKILITQTCDFTEGCKILDLKAISLMLVFNKGVAFSFFSFLGDGLKYVQIFMLIVVIFLLYKQKDFFLQNQLAFGLIFAGGCSNILDRFTYSGVVDYVYWHYLFEFAIFNFADVMIDVGVVFLLWAFYRDYKSQRAISSAKK
- the hemW gene encoding radical SAM family heme chaperone HemW, with the protein product MILYIHIPFCTSRCGYCTFNSFENKDYLQDAYVSALLADLKTQDNHSLISSIYFGGGTPNTLQELHYEKIFTCIFEHFSIHKDCEITLESNPNLITSSWCNTLKNLGATRLSFGVQSFFEDKLNFLQREHSKKDIYYALEVACNAGFENLSIDLIYDTLLDSKKRLIEEITLAAKLPINHLSAYSLTIEKESKLQKQGIKEISQSFSEFLREKLSLYNFLQYEVSNYSRGYEVKHNLAYWDYQDYIGCGCGGVGKKNYQRFYTHNHLESYIKNPTFRKIENLEKKDILLEKIFLGLRSKIGVDIKLLNPKKLAILTQNHKGYIRNDRFFALDYFLADEIALWLL
- the glmM gene encoding phosphoglucosamine mutase, producing MRIFGTDGVRGKAGSDITPFLVLKLGISAGLYFRKQGVTNRILVGKDTRRSGYMIENALVSGLTSVGYDVIQVGPMPTPAVAFLTEDMRCDGGIMISASHNPYEDNGIKFFDRLGFKLDEKAEREIEEIFNHEEFLLNSFKTHTGIGSSKRIDDVIGRYIVQIKNSFPKNYTMQGIRVVLDTANGAAYKVAPTIFSELGADVVVINNQPNGYNINEQCGAISPHALSEAVKKYRADVGFGFDGDADRLVVVDDEGNIVHGDKLIGALARYQHQNSVLKNQKIVATVMSNFALEEFLQTFGVRLLRCDVGDKYVSDLMKKEDLNFGGEQSGHIIFSDYAKTGDGLVSALQVIALLKQSKEKSSKALNIFELYPQKLINLNITQKKPLEEIVGYQEWLKKIESKKMRHLVRYSGTENKLRILLEGKDKNILESTMEEFSQFLAKALQ